The Plasmodium sp. gorilla clade G2 genome assembly, chromosome: 4 genome has a segment encoding these proteins:
- a CDS encoding regulator of chromosome condensation, putative — MMYNKIRYSSVSKIFLGFLGSYYFIKNNNNKKSIKKKKNDYSTSKKISYLNYFNNIHFCENKNEKVYLFGDKRCLIKETNEDGECPFFERNKIKVKKISFGNCIASCITENDEIYIWGSYEKRMDEENKELIYIDPFKLNITECIIDIQFSNKDIYLMTKKGELKIIRNYKKCLKDKEFIIENFYKGTYNFFFFKNEKIIKMSVNKYHLAFITNKGNVYCSGNNFYGQCGKEPSLKNNLNLNYNFEFANNINTYGTFNSVNNQDKGYIHDGDYYSPDYLPMIRDHEFNRLIENEKEENKNEYSISVYGINKNEKVKRIKNNISLNNNDDDIDNTFDEFSSHNDNINMDVKKNGKVHTDTDTHPHPHPHTHTQNKVNINYLNNSLDSYDHFVYSPNDIINNHVDMNKVEFKEKTRIVDISCGLNHTLCLDDKNNVYSFGDDSKIQLGLGESRTNKNSLAGTKWKDQIKLGYTSATKNATNYSFYDRHIQSSPQKIMKKINDNEIINDIYKINAGSNFSMIFSNDKFGKQLFCFGDNIYFQCGRHLGKHQQTLSTVKLPNNKINDFTCGDTHCLLNLNNQVYGWGYNDNNQISPYKNKGIINIPVNILADSKKKKNHFDIKYINAKYNNSVIIISYA, encoded by the coding sequence ATGATGTACAACAAAATAAGATATTCCAGTGTGTCCAAGATTTTTTTAGGATTTTTAGGAAgctattattttattaagaataataacaataagaagagtattaaaaaaaaaaagaatgattATAGTACtagtaaaaaaatatcttatttgaattattttaataatatacatttttgtGAAAATAAGAATGAAAAGGTATACTTGTTTGGTGATAAGCGTTGTTTAATCAAAGAGACAAATGAAGATGGAGAATGTCCTTTTTttgaaagaaataaaattaaagtaaaaaaaatatcttttgGTAATTGTATAGCTAGCTGTATAAcagaaaatgatgaaattTATATTTGGGGTTCGTATGAAAAAAGAAtggatgaagaaaataaagaattaatttatattgatCCATTTAAACTAAATATCACTGAATGTATTATTGATATACAATTTTCAAATAAGGATATATATCTTATGACTAAAAAAGgagaattaaaaattataagaaattataagaaatgtttaaaagataaagaatttataattgaaaatttttataaaggtACATAtaactttttcttttttaaaaatgaaaagataataaaaatgagtgtaaataaatatcatttAGCATTTATTACAAATAAAGGAAATGTCTATTGTTCaggtaataatttttatggtCAATGTGGAAAAGAAccttctttaaaaaataatttaaatttaaattataattttgaattcgcaaataatataaatacctATGGTACATTTAATTCAGTAAATAATCAAGATAAAGGTTATATACATGATGGGGATTATTATTCTCCTGATTATTTACCAATGATAAGAGATCATGAATTTAATAGATTgatagaaaatgaaaaagaagaaaacaaaaatgaatattccATAAGTGTATAtggaattaataaaaatgaaaaggtgaaaagaataaaaaataatatatcattaaataataatgatgacgATATAGATAATACTTTTGATGAGTTTTCTTctcataatgataatattaatatggaTGTAAAGAAAAATGGAAAGGTACATACAGACACAGACACACACCCACACCCACACccacacacacacacacaaaataaagtaaatataaattatttaaataattctctAGATTCCTATgatcattttgtttattcacccaatgatattataaacaaCCATGTTGATATGAACAAAGTAGAATTTAAGGAGAAAACACGAATTGTTGATATATCTTGTGGTTTAAATCATACTTTATGTttagatgataaaaataatgtatatagtTTTGGAGATGATAGTAAGATCCAATTAGGGTTAGGAGAGAGtcgaacaaataaaaattcattaGCTGGAACAAAATGGAAAGATCAAATAAAACTTGGATATACATCTGCAACAAAAAATGCAAcaaattattctttttatgatAGACATATACAAAGTAGTCcacaaaaaattatgaagaaaattaatgataacgaaataataaatgatatatataaaattaatgctGGTTCAAATTTCTCTATGATCTTTTCAAATGATAAATTTGGAAAacaattattttgttttggtgataatatatatttccaatGTGGTCGACATTTAGGAAAACATCAACAAACATTATCAACTGTTAAATtaccaaataataaaataaatgattttACATGTGGTGATACACActgtttattaaatttaaataatcaaGTATATGGATGGggatataatgataataatcaaatttctccatataaaaataaaggaatCATAAATATACCAGTCAATATTTTGGCTgactcaaaaaaaaaaaaaaatcattttgatataaaatatattaatgcaaaatataacaattcggtaattataatttcataTGCATGA
- a CDS encoding ubiquitin specific protease, putative, whose product MNITENNLLELLSLKNYDYYLKYYNYENVERKHMSFNNNGNICYCNASLQLILSIKPLCIYLLKKWNKKSFNTKSKYQGDILKSVCDLIEEVYGQNNSQNNNNNNNNNNNNNNNNNNNNNNNNNKNNNKNKNKGYIICTNKHINLLKKIKKYNDNIIINAQNDAHEFLLMLLNFINVECNRYLNIPDNFDIKLNDKDNKQNAGDKYWIKYLFKDNSIITDLLGFQNISSITCINCGHTRYSFEFCIDLGLEFQEENMKSTNLIDLLKNNIIQEEHLCYLDCENCKLKKTSRVKKGIYRLPNLYMIIYIKRFKWIYDQRTNYYNNKMKKIDTTLLLPLDGIIDFTSFSYMSTHKTLNNSKYIIESIICHTGNCYNGHYTCIVKYSDGFYKCNDEKIRKINNPYSPENVNDIYLLLLRRLP is encoded by the coding sequence atgaatataaccGAAAATAACCTTCTCGAGctattatcattaaaaaattatgattattatttaaaatattataactatGAAAATGTTGAAAGAAAACACATGTCATTTAATAACAACggtaatatatgttattgtAACGCTTCTTtacaattaatattatctattAAACCTttgtgtatttatttattgaagAAATGGAACAAAAAATCTTTTAATACAAAATCTAAATATCAAggtgatatattaaaatctgTATGTGATTTAATAGAAGAAGTATATGGTCAAAATAACtcacaaaataataacaataataacaataataataataataacaataataataataataataataataataataataataataaaaataataataaaaataaaaataagggttatataatatgtacaaataaacatataaatttattaaaaaaaataaaaaaatataatgataatattataattaatgcTCAAAATGATGCACATGAATTTTTATTGatgttattaaattttatcaATGTAGAATGTAATagatatttaaatataccaGATAATTtcgatataaaattaaatgataaagataataaacaaaatgcTGGAGATAAGTATTggattaaatatttatttaaagataATAGTATTATAACAGATTTATTAGGATTTCAAAATATTTCAAGTATTACATGTATTAATTGTGGACATACTAGATATAGTTTTGAATTTTGTATTGACCTAGGATTAGAGTTtcaagaagaaaatatgaaaagtACAAATCTTATTGatctattaaaaaataatataatacaagaAGAACATCTTTGTTATTTAGATTGTGAAAAttgtaaattaaaaaaaacaagtcgagtgaaaaaaggaatatatagattGCCAAAtctatatatgattatatatatcaaaagatTTAAATGGATATATGATCAACGTactaattattataataataaaatgaaaaaaattgataCTACTCTTTTATTACCATTAGATGGAATTATTGATTTTACATCATTCTCATATATGTCAACTCATAAAACTTTAAATAattctaaatatattatagaaaGTATTATATGCCATACAGGGAATTGTTATAATGGTCATTATACTTGTATTGTCAAATATAGCGATGGATTCTATAAAtgtaatgatgaaaaaatcagaaaaataaataatccaTACAGCCCAGAAAATGTTAATGACATATATTTGTTGTTACTTAGGAGATTAccctaa